In one Carassius carassius chromosome 14, fCarCar2.1, whole genome shotgun sequence genomic region, the following are encoded:
- the LOC132156786 gene encoding kynurenine 3-monooxygenase: MDSVSTHTHESSRSERKVIAVVGGGLVGSLNACFLAKRGFDVAVYESREDIRQAKVVKGRSINLALSHRGRQALKHVGMEDKIVSKGIPMHARMIHNLNGKRSQIPYGKKGQYILSVDRANLNKELLTAADAYPNTTLNFDHKLQDWSPKSGTMTFVGPDGQKKEIQADLIVGCDGAFSAVRKQYLRQSRFNYSQTYIPHGYMELTMPPKDGDFAMEPNYLHIWPRNTFMMIALPNLDRTFTCTLFMPFEDFEKIRSGDEVIRFFQKYFPDSIPLIGIEALKQDFFRLPAQAMVSVKCSPYHLFDKCVLMGDAAHAVVPFYGQGMNAGFEDCLVFDEIMDQLNENLAAVLEKYTRVRVPDDHAIADLAMYNYVEMRAHVNSRYFLFRKYLDNFFHFIMPKTIIPLYTMVTFTRTRYHEAVKRWHWQNKVITQGLWLCGAVSAAGGTYVLVRYSHKLPRISAEHLWTRILALKHF, from the exons ATGGACAGTGTTTCCACGCACACACATGAATCCAGCCGCAGTGAGAGGAAAGTGATCGCGGTGGTGGGAGGCGGTTTG GTTGGATCGCTGAATGCCTGCTTCCTTGCCAAAAGAGGATTTGACGTTGCAGTCTATGAATCTCGAGAAG ATATTCGTCAAGCAAAAGTCGTGAAAGGTCGAAGCATCAACTTGGCTCTGTCACATAGGGGGCGCCAGGCCTTGAAACATGTGGGAATGGAGGATAAG atagTCTCTAAAGGCATTCCAATGCATGCCCGAATGATCCATAATCTGAATGGAAAACGCTCTCAAATACCCTACGGCAAAAAGGGACAG TACATCCTCTCTGTGGACAGAGCTAACCTCAACAAGGAGCTGCTAACAG cgGCAGATGCATATCCAAACACTACACTGAACTTTGATCACAAGCTGCAGGACTGGAGTCCAAAATCGGGAACGATGACCTTCGTTGG ACCTGATGGCCAGAAGAAGGAGATCCAGGCTGATCTGATTGTAGGCTGTGATGGAGCTTTCTCTGCCGTCAGGAAGCAGTACCTACGGCAAAGTCGTTTCAATTACAGCCAGACATACATTCCCCACGGGTACATGGAGCTCACCATGCCTCCTAAAGACGGAGAT TTTGCAATGGAGCCCAATTACTTGCACATTTGGCCCAGAAACACTTTCATGATGATTGCCCTGCCCAACTTG GACAGGACATTCACATGCACACTCTTCATGCCCTTTGAAGATTTCGAGAAGATCCGCTCCGGTGACGAGGTCATCCGTTTCTTTCAGAAATACTTTCCTGACTCCATACCTCTAATAGGAAT TGAGGCTCTCAAACAGGATTTCTTCCGGCTGCCGGCTCAGGCCATGGTCTCTGTGAAGTGCTCCCCGTATCATCTCTTTGATAAGTGTGTTCTTATGGGAGATGCGGCCCACGCTGTGGTTCCTTTCTATGGTCAAGGCATGAATGCA GGCTTTGAGGATTGTTTAGTTTTTGACGAGATTATGGACCAGCTGAATGAAAACCTTG CTGCTGTGCTTGAAAAATACACCAGAGTCCGTGTACCTGACGATCACGCCATAGCTGACCTGGCCATGTACAACTATGTAGAG ATGAGAGCACACGTCAATTCCAGATATTTCCTGTTTCGAAAATACCTGGACAATTTCTTTCATTTCATCATGCCAAAAACAATCATTCCACTTTACACAATG GTCACATTCACCAGAACACGGTACCATGAAGCGGTGAAGCGCTGGCATTGGCAAAATAAG GTGATCACTCAAGGTCTGTGGCTGTGTGGAGCTGTATCTGCTGCAGGAGGGACGTATGTCTTGGTCAGATACTCTCACAAACTCCCCAGAATCTCTGCAGAGCACCTGTGGACCCGTATACTCGCCTTAAAGCACTTCTAA